Proteins found in one Methanomassiliicoccus sp. genomic segment:
- a CDS encoding recombinase family protein — protein MKVALYARVSTEDQDTDVQKFRLEEYARLQGWEVFGYFKDEASGADDSRPGLDLMLEAAGISKDGKSSRPRYDAIVITKLDRIMRSLVSLELLISKLDKQKVSLIVMDQGIDTGADGNDETKKLIRRILGAVAEWERQMIRTRVKEGMEKARKHGTRSGEPIGRPRARVPPEALTAVRSGRPLREVATEYHLSLATLQRRSKKDGSLSLNKN, from the coding sequence GTGAAAGTTGCTCTATACGCGAGGGTTTCCACAGAGGACCAAGACACCGACGTTCAAAAGTTCAGACTTGAAGAGTATGCCAGGCTCCAGGGGTGGGAGGTCTTCGGGTATTTCAAGGATGAGGCATCCGGAGCTGACGATTCCCGGCCGGGACTGGACCTTATGCTTGAAGCAGCAGGGATATCGAAGGACGGCAAATCTTCCAGGCCCAGGTATGACGCGATCGTCATAACAAAGCTAGACCGCATAATGAGATCTCTCGTTTCCTTGGAGCTGCTAATCTCGAAACTCGATAAACAAAAGGTATCATTGATAGTCATGGACCAGGGGATAGACACAGGGGCAGATGGCAACGACGAGACAAAGAAGCTGATCCGGCGCATCCTAGGGGCCGTTGCGGAGTGGGAACGGCAGATGATCCGGACTAGGGTCAAGGAAGGCATGGAGAAGGCCCGGAAACACGGCACAAGGAGTGGGGAGCCTATCGGACGGCCGAGAGCTCGCGTTCCCCCCGAGGCCCTTACTGCCGTCCGATCGGGTAGGCCCTTGAGGGAAGTAGCAACCGAGTATCACCTTTCACTTGCTACTCTGCAAAGGCGTTCCAAAAAGGACGGGTCCCTTTCTTTAAATAAGAACTAG
- a CDS encoding bifunctional DNA primase/polymerase: MAISIPDRLREPSFRFVLVKAKDKSPIEKDWQKNANYPCEDPKLSRHLGKDGNYGVLCGINGLAVIDADSPEVAAAVEESLPQTFTVQTGRGGRHFYYRCADLPGPLRLARPGDAKGTIGDVQSTGKQVIGPGSIHPNGNAYTVLKDLPLASIKAEQIRTALSDFLPPPETDTLEDMKRELPNRSRDVELDSLKVQDVISMGGLKGLGGKFRGSCPWHGSNTGHNFEVDISKNAWYCFRHGTGGGPLHAIAVQEKVLDCGDCVPGALRGEKFKRALEIAQDKHGLCRKEAMSSGRLGRKGSKGIEKTAPIGIPYDLEHAEIYKEDGKLGAALIKDGIEIEFHTVKEWQEIDDKIVKYLHYKFLSMDELPWNLPEKPEINEDSSLLTDIMRCNDEYIEFPDDITPASLAIWQISTAFVPFIPRSPLLSLFGPPISGKGQILDQIYLIGYRGFKMSRPTPAVLYRGSHWNKTTWAMDELQDLGQEDWNSCMNILKCTYDGTPIPRCNWTNTGLDIFRLRPFMAVSYKDQVPPNDVMSRSISITMPRGAGNKILVDETEEHIQLRSRLLALRLRLFTRPDLVKEYRDKATETLNLDEVGLKNRPKDIANSLLFAGSMFNQTEEIIELIKQSTEKEIEQSKDTFEAFVYYGLDELWKDFHKDKIYTTFVRERVAQTLFDLGDLKDKADLTTRRVNKALYILGYKLPRGGQHIPYIDKLDRTNIKAHEVNGRRYPPLMDENKR; the protein is encoded by the coding sequence GTGGCCATTTCCATACCTGACAGGCTCCGAGAGCCGTCATTCCGTTTTGTTCTGGTCAAAGCGAAAGACAAAAGCCCCATTGAAAAGGACTGGCAGAAAAATGCGAACTATCCATGCGAGGACCCCAAATTATCGAGACACCTGGGCAAGGACGGCAACTATGGAGTGCTCTGCGGTATCAATGGTCTGGCCGTTATTGACGCTGATTCCCCGGAAGTAGCAGCAGCCGTTGAAGAGTCCCTACCTCAGACCTTTACGGTCCAGACGGGAAGGGGAGGGCGCCATTTCTACTATCGCTGTGCAGATCTGCCGGGTCCCCTCCGCCTAGCACGTCCTGGGGACGCCAAAGGGACGATAGGGGACGTTCAATCCACCGGGAAACAGGTCATTGGTCCAGGTAGCATCCATCCGAACGGGAACGCCTACACGGTCCTAAAGGACCTGCCCCTCGCCTCGATTAAGGCCGAGCAGATCAGGACGGCTCTCAGCGACTTCCTGCCCCCTCCGGAGACAGACACGCTCGAAGATATGAAGAGAGAGCTGCCGAACAGGTCCAGGGACGTTGAACTGGACTCCCTGAAGGTCCAGGACGTTATCTCTATGGGTGGCCTCAAGGGGCTGGGCGGTAAGTTCCGTGGTTCCTGTCCCTGGCATGGCAGCAATACAGGCCATAACTTCGAGGTTGATATTTCTAAGAACGCCTGGTATTGCTTCCGGCACGGGACGGGAGGGGGACCCCTTCACGCCATCGCCGTACAGGAGAAGGTTCTGGATTGCGGTGATTGCGTCCCAGGAGCCTTGAGGGGAGAGAAGTTCAAGAGAGCCCTGGAGATCGCCCAGGATAAGCATGGACTCTGCCGGAAAGAAGCCATGTCGTCAGGACGCCTTGGGCGGAAGGGAAGCAAGGGTATTGAAAAAACGGCACCGATCGGCATACCATACGATTTGGAGCACGCCGAGATTTACAAAGAGGATGGTAAGCTTGGAGCGGCATTAATTAAGGACGGTATCGAGATTGAATTTCATACCGTCAAGGAATGGCAGGAAATCGATGATAAAATTGTGAAATACCTGCATTACAAATTTTTGAGCATGGATGAACTTCCTTGGAATTTACCAGAAAAGCCGGAGATCAACGAGGATTCGTCCCTTCTTACAGACATCATGAGATGTAATGATGAATATATAGAATTCCCAGACGATATCACTCCTGCCAGCCTTGCGATCTGGCAAATCTCGACAGCTTTTGTTCCGTTCATCCCTAGGTCTCCGCTGCTATCACTTTTTGGACCTCCCATATCGGGTAAAGGGCAAATTCTGGACCAAATATATCTGATAGGGTATCGTGGTTTCAAGATGTCCAGACCGACACCGGCCGTCCTATATCGGGGAAGCCATTGGAACAAGACTACCTGGGCAATGGACGAACTTCAAGATTTAGGCCAGGAAGATTGGAACTCTTGCATGAACATCTTGAAATGTACCTACGACGGTACGCCAATTCCTCGATGTAACTGGACCAATACTGGCCTGGATATTTTCCGCCTAAGACCTTTCATGGCGGTTTCTTACAAGGATCAGGTCCCCCCTAATGATGTAATGAGCAGGTCCATTAGCATCACAATGCCCAGGGGAGCAGGAAATAAGATATTGGTCGATGAAACAGAGGAACATATCCAGCTTAGAAGCAGGCTGTTAGCTCTGAGACTACGCCTATTCACACGTCCAGATTTAGTGAAGGAGTATAGAGATAAGGCGACAGAAACCCTCAATCTTGACGAAGTCGGCTTGAAAAATCGACCTAAAGATATTGCTAATTCTCTTTTGTTCGCAGGAAGTATGTTTAATCAAACCGAGGAAATAATAGAACTTATCAAACAGAGCACCGAGAAAGAAATCGAGCAGAGCAAAGATACCTTTGAAGCCTTTGTTTATTATGGATTGGACGAACTCTGGAAAGATTTTCACAAGGATAAGATTTATACTACCTTTGTCCGGGAACGGGTCGCTCAAACCCTGTTTGACCTGGGAGACCTGAAAGATAAGGCAGATCTGACCACACGGAGAGTTAATAAGGCCCTATACATCCTTGGATATAAACTTCCGAGGGGAGGGCAACACATCCCCTATATTGACAAGCTAGATAGGACTAATATAAAAGCGCATGAAGTGAATGGCCGCCGCTATCCTCCACTAATGGATGAGAATAAGAGATGA
- a CDS encoding site-specific integrase, producing MARPRWSLDQEVAEYLRELEDGGRSPMTIQDYRWALNHLFNGLEDAKMTLNPRKVGKKEIEYLRDDYLTQCNRTRSNLIKILLGFLRWAGNTQIAKLRFSFGDTSPRNIRWLTDDEATTVRLNAVGLERIVTHCELDLGLRRCEVLRLKVNDFKDGRQPAIFIHGKGRDGGKFRQISWHPETASFLDEYLDMRNMEIKKARKKDPSVKIPNMLLIYERGGKLNAYQKTAVDNLLKDLGQRIGFEFSNHDLRRTCGRMMYRAGVTLEEIARIFGHADTRTTAHYIGLDLEDMDHAMAKYASYQKSFVVPQMVQNELSQEKSGQSGI from the coding sequence ATGGCAAGACCTCGATGGTCCCTCGATCAAGAAGTAGCAGAATATCTTCGAGAATTGGAGGACGGCGGAAGGAGCCCTATGACAATTCAAGACTACCGTTGGGCATTGAATCACCTATTCAATGGTCTTGAAGATGCAAAGATGACCCTTAACCCTCGAAAGGTAGGGAAGAAGGAAATCGAGTATCTTAGGGATGACTACCTTACCCAATGCAACAGGACGAGATCAAACCTTATCAAAATCCTTTTAGGCTTTTTGAGGTGGGCGGGGAATACCCAGATAGCTAAACTCCGATTCAGTTTCGGAGACACTTCCCCTAGGAATATCCGATGGCTCACCGATGATGAAGCAACCACCGTTAGGTTGAACGCTGTGGGATTGGAAAGGATAGTCACGCATTGCGAGCTGGACCTAGGCTTGAGAAGGTGTGAGGTCCTAAGGCTCAAGGTGAATGACTTCAAGGATGGCCGACAACCGGCCATCTTCATCCACGGTAAGGGCCGAGACGGTGGGAAGTTCAGACAGATAAGCTGGCATCCAGAAACAGCCTCGTTCTTAGATGAATATCTGGATATGAGAAACATGGAAATCAAGAAGGCTAGAAAGAAAGATCCTTCGGTCAAGATTCCCAATATGTTGCTCATCTACGAACGGGGAGGGAAGCTGAACGCTTACCAGAAAACCGCCGTGGACAATCTATTGAAGGATCTTGGTCAAAGAATTGGTTTCGAGTTCTCGAACCATGATCTCAGACGCACCTGTGGGCGTATGATGTACCGTGCGGGCGTGACCCTAGAAGAGATCGCACGTATCTTTGGACACGCCGACACTAGGACAACTGCGCACTATATCGGTCTAGACCTTGAGGATATGGACCACGCAATGGCGAAATATGCCAGCTATCAAAAATCCTTTGTTGTACCGCAAATGGTACAAAATGAGCTTAGCCAGGAAAAAAGTGGACAGAGCGGGATTTGA